A window of the Halorarum halophilum genome harbors these coding sequences:
- a CDS encoding ERCC4 domain-containing protein produces the protein MALDIKVDDREPKRVQEMAKTVFGDERVEIERMKSGDFVARGAQAAAERKQISDFLGSIGDKRIWKQTDGMGQQYEHNCVVVEGSHIEDFVADIYGGHAAAIRKVIGVVAWLNHQDGWSAMWFPQDGDEGTRLLMNYLEAWFRQADKKNKSK, from the coding sequence ATGGCGCTCGACATCAAGGTCGACGATCGCGAACCCAAACGGGTGCAGGAGATGGCGAAGACGGTGTTCGGAGACGAGCGGGTCGAGATCGAGCGCATGAAGTCTGGCGATTTCGTCGCCCGTGGCGCCCAGGCCGCCGCCGAGCGAAAGCAGATCTCGGATTTCCTCGGGTCGATCGGGGACAAGCGCATCTGGAAGCAGACGGACGGGATGGGCCAGCAGTACGAACACAACTGCGTCGTCGTCGAAGGCTCGCACATCGAGGACTTCGTCGCTGACATCTACGGCGGTCACGCCGCGGCGATCCGCAAGGTGATCGGCGTGGTCGCCTGGCTCAATCACCAGGACGGCTGGTCGGCGATGTGGTTCCCGCAGGACGGCGACGAGGGGACGCGCCTGCTGATGAACTACCTGGAGGCGTGGTTCCGTCAGGCGGACAAGAAGAACAAATCGAAATAG
- a CDS encoding topoisomerase DNA-binding C4 zinc finger domain-containing protein, with translation MSSTDYVQITKDEFDEFVADELPREFEEKEWNWTQEAVYDCELPRGEHTFVLRIWSSVDVRDGYGRKKGGDAIRVQCLVVDEDKGPGSWKPIVHHSQLPDDCGSHIKRTDGWKDRVKRHLIALESIVGGEQYQECIWCDRPMIVRTNKSTGDEFFGCSGFPDCRHTEAING, from the coding sequence ATGAGCTCGACCGACTACGTCCAGATCACGAAGGACGAGTTCGACGAGTTCGTCGCTGACGAGCTCCCGCGCGAGTTCGAAGAGAAGGAGTGGAACTGGACGCAGGAAGCGGTGTACGACTGCGAGCTCCCGCGAGGAGAGCACACGTTCGTCCTGCGTATCTGGTCCAGTGTCGACGTCCGAGACGGCTACGGTCGGAAGAAGGGCGGTGACGCGATCCGTGTGCAGTGCCTCGTCGTCGACGAGGACAAGGGGCCTGGAAGCTGGAAGCCCATCGTCCACCACAGTCAGCTCCCCGACGACTGTGGCTCACACATCAAACGGACGGACGGCTGGAAGGACCGCGTGAAGCGACACTTGATCGCGCTCGAATCGATCGTTGGCGGAGAGCAGTACCAGGAGTGTATCTGGTGCGACCGGCCGATGATCGTGCGGACGAACAAGTCTACCGGGGACGAGTTCTTCGGCTGCTCGGGCTTCCCGGACTGTCGCCACACGGAGGCGATCAATGGGTGA
- a CDS encoding C2H2-type zinc finger protein, whose product MSDVDEWKENNESFSYDPPDADPEMWSPEEFTELYDRVIGRQVKWICEHCSQPFPSLDAARRHVRTQHSVYLIGQAKLARDDD is encoded by the coding sequence ATGAGTGACGTCGACGAGTGGAAGGAGAACAACGAGTCGTTCTCCTACGACCCGCCGGATGCGGACCCGGAGATGTGGTCCCCCGAGGAGTTCACAGAGCTGTACGACCGGGTGATCGGCCGTCAGGTCAAGTGGATATGCGAGCACTGCTCGCAACCGTTCCCGAGCCTCGATGCAGCGAGACGACACGTCCGGACTCAGCACTCGGTGTACCTGATCGGCCAGGCAAAGCTCGCGAGGGACGATGACTAA
- a CDS encoding PD-(D/E)XK nuclease family protein: protein MELIRKTNAYFTEDGDGLRVYEHPETGQELFSVTSVQTVVNEDAAALVAWRRRDPKWADYWTRYTQIRGTLIHEQLLGKFADRPMPGYDLPSEIDKEAIIADDGEENHMISAKDFVKIEEDVERAKNMWAKIWSSEGYSFGDVQGVEVKVWRPDYGYAGTFDLLMRLNGKLTLCDLKTSKAYRPKYAEQLAAYWDAAEEMYDLEIEQACVFRLCPDQRHNPFLKPELHFVPDEREEWRAKCTKFLTEYLPNLDTSGDPEADEVQ, encoded by the coding sequence ATGGAGCTGATCCGTAAAACGAACGCCTACTTCACCGAGGATGGTGACGGGCTTCGCGTCTACGAACACCCCGAGACAGGACAGGAGCTGTTTTCTGTGACGTCAGTCCAGACGGTCGTGAACGAGGACGCCGCGGCGCTGGTGGCATGGCGTCGACGCGATCCAAAATGGGCCGACTACTGGACGCGCTACACGCAGATCCGCGGCACCCTGATCCACGAGCAACTGCTGGGCAAGTTCGCCGACAGACCGATGCCTGGATACGACCTTCCATCCGAGATCGACAAGGAGGCGATCATCGCCGACGACGGCGAGGAGAACCACATGATCAGCGCGAAAGACTTCGTGAAGATCGAGGAGGACGTCGAACGGGCGAAGAACATGTGGGCGAAGATCTGGTCCTCAGAGGGCTACTCGTTCGGCGACGTGCAGGGTGTCGAGGTGAAGGTGTGGCGACCGGACTACGGATACGCCGGAACGTTCGACTTGCTGATGCGGCTCAACGGGAAGCTCACACTGTGCGACTTGAAGACGAGCAAGGCGTACCGGCCCAAGTACGCCGAACAGTTGGCCGCCTACTGGGACGCCGCCGAGGAGATGTACGACCTGGAGATCGAGCAGGCGTGCGTCTTCCGGCTGTGTCCCGACCAGCGACACAACCCGTTCCTGAAACCCGAGCTCCACTTCGTCCCTGACGAACGCGAGGAGTGGCGAGCGAAGTGTACTAAGTTCCTCACGGAATACCTCCCGAACTTAGACACGTCTGGCGATCCTGAAGCTGACGAAGTGCAATAG
- the dcd gene encoding dCTP deaminase, translating to MILSDRDIKAEIERGNLVVTPLDDTDLQIQPASVDVRLGDEIIEFDDRDEPLNPHEVDPEDVTTRIPFETYVIEPGEFVLMTTYEYVGIPDELIGFVEGRSSWGRWGIKVHSTAGLIDPGYKGMVTLEVSNEGKIPIVLTAGDRIAQLTFQRLTSPCERPYGEERGSKYQNQAGPQVSRLDRENTATSD from the coding sequence ATGATTCTGTCTGATCGGGACATCAAAGCGGAGATCGAGCGCGGGAATCTCGTTGTTACCCCGCTCGACGATACTGACCTCCAGATACAACCCGCGAGTGTCGACGTTCGGCTCGGCGACGAGATCATCGAGTTCGACGATCGGGACGAACCGCTCAACCCGCACGAAGTCGACCCGGAGGACGTCACGACTCGAATCCCGTTCGAGACCTACGTGATCGAGCCTGGAGAGTTCGTCCTCATGACCACCTACGAGTACGTCGGCATCCCGGACGAGCTGATCGGCTTCGTCGAAGGACGGTCGTCCTGGGGGCGATGGGGAATCAAAGTCCACAGCACGGCCGGGCTGATCGATCCCGGCTACAAGGGAATGGTCACGCTCGAGGTCTCGAACGAGGGGAAGATCCCGATCGTGCTGACGGCCGGCGACCGGATCGCACAGCTCACGTTCCAGCGCCTCACGAGTCCGTGCGAACGGCCGTATGGAGAAGAGCGCGGATCGAAGTACCAGAACCAGGCTGGGCCACAGGTGTCTCGACTCGACCGTGAAAATACAGCGACGAGCGATTAG
- a CDS encoding helix-turn-helix transcriptional regulator has translation MYDLTGFQRDLLYVTAGLEEPHGLAIKDELEGYYEKEIHHGRLYPNLDTLVEKGLVEKSERDRRTNEYKITKRGRREIEARSEWQDQYLEQSNIPA, from the coding sequence ATGTACGACCTGACTGGGTTCCAGCGTGACCTGCTGTACGTCACTGCTGGACTGGAGGAGCCGCATGGACTCGCGATCAAAGACGAGCTCGAAGGATACTACGAGAAAGAAATCCATCACGGCCGTCTATACCCAAATCTCGATACCCTCGTTGAGAAGGGACTCGTTGAGAAGAGCGAACGTGATCGCAGAACGAACGAGTACAAGATCACAAAGCGTGGTCGGCGCGAGATCGAGGCTCGCAGTGAATGGCAAGATCAGTACCTCGAACAAAGTAACATCCCCGCGTAA